A region from the Triticum urartu cultivar G1812 chromosome 1, Tu2.1, whole genome shotgun sequence genome encodes:
- the LOC125519592 gene encoding uncharacterized protein LOC125519592 — protein sequence MPASEPLRGRGAGNRPAAPATAYSGTAKKLPLALLVFFSALLYSQIQPPPPKVPGSPGGPPVTANRTKLRDGRHLAYLESGVPKEQAKYKIIFVHGFFCCRYDVLNVSQGLLQELGIYLLSFDRPGYCESDAHPARTEESIAVDIVELADNLQLGPRFHLMGFSMGGEIMWSCLKHIPHRLAGVAILAPVGNYWWSGLPPDVYQEAWYVQFRQDRAAVWVAHHLPWLANWWNTQRLFPSSSVKARNPAIYSKEDKPLTAKFAQRAHNKQVTQQGEHESLHRDMIVGFGKWGWSPLQPGNPFAGVGDDVKVHLWHGVEDLFVPVALSRHISKRLPWVIYHELPTAGHLFPVADGMPDVIVKSLLLGDG from the exons ATGCCGGCCAGTGAGCCCCTCCGCGGCCGTGGTGCCGGCAACAGGCCTGCAGCGCCGGCCACAGCGTACTCTG GCACTGCCAAGAAGCTGCCACTGGCTCTGCTCGTGTTCTTCTCGGCCCTGCTGTACAGCCAGATTCAGCCGCCGCCGCCAAAGGTCCCTGGCTCGCCGGGCGGGCCTCCGGTGAcggcaaaccggacaaagctgaGGGACGGCAGGCACCTGGCCTACCTGGAATCCGGCGTCCCGAAGGAGCAGGCCAAGTACAAGATCATTTTCGTCCATGGCTTCTTCTGCTGCAGATACGACGTGCTCAACGTCTCCCAG GGGCTGCTACAAGAGCTGGGCATCTACCTGCTGTCCTTCGACCGGCCGGGGTACTGCGAGAGCGACGCGCACCCGGCGCGGACGGAGGAGAGCATCGCCGTCGACATCGTGGAGCTGGCCGACAACCTGCAGCTGGGGCCGAGGTTCCACCTCATGGGCTTCTCCATGGGCGGCGAGATCATGTGGAGCTGCCTCAAGCACATCCCGCACAG GCTCGCCGGCGTGGCCATTCTCGCCCCGGTGGGCAACTACTGGTGGTCCGGCCTGCCGCCGGACGTGTACCAGGAGGCGTGGTACGTGCAGTTCCGGCAAGACCGAGCCGCCGTCTGGGTCGCCCACCACCTCCCGTGGCTGGCCAACTGGTGGAACACCCAGCGGCTGTTCCCGAGCTCCAGCGTCAAGGCCCGGAACCCCGCCATCTACTCCAAGGAAGACAAGCCGCTCACCGCCAAATTCGCCCAGCGAGCCCACAAC AAGCAGGTCACGCAGCAAGGAGAGCACGAGTCGCTGCACCGGGACATGATCGTCGGGTTCGGGAAGTGGGGGTGGAGCCCGCTGCAGCCGGGCAACCCGTTCGCCGGCGTCGGCGACGATGTGAAGGTGCACCTGTGGCACGGGGTCGAGGACCTGTTCGTGCCTGTAGCCCTGTCGCGGCACATCAGCAAGAGACTCCCCTGGGTGATCTACCACGAGCTCCCGACGGCCGGCCACCTGTTCCCGGTCGCCGACGGGATGCCCGACGTCATCGTCAAGTCGCTGCTGCTCGGAGACGGGTGA